The genome window TGCGCTTTCATTTCGGTGACGATGTGCGGGCATTTTTGGATAAGCCGGCGCAGCCTGCTGTGGTGATTTTATGGCACAATCGCATCTTGTTGGCGCCTGAGCTATATCGGCGCTACTTGCCCGATCGTAAGATGGCTGGCTTGATTAGTGCTAGTAGTGACGGCGCGTGGTTGGCTGGTTTTTTCGAGCAACTTGGGATTAAGCCAGTTCGCGGTTCACGTCATGGTCGTGGAATGCAGGCGTTTCGTGAATTGCTGAAGGTGAGCCGTGCTGGGTATGACATCGGGATTACGCCGGATGGTTCACGTGGCCCGATTTATGATATGAAGGCAGGTGCGGCGACACTCGCTGTGCGTGGTGGGGCACCGATTCTATTGCTGTCTTATAATTACACACGCGCCTGGCGTTTGAAGAGCTGGGATCGTTTTTATATCCCAGTGCCGTTTAGCCGAATCAATGTCCGCGTGGACGATGTCGGTTCAGGTAAAGAGTTGGCAGGGGGGGATCCTAAGAAAGCAGCTGTGCTGTTAAGAGAACGAATGATGGCGATCACTGAGGACGATGAGTATTTCAATGCTCAGCAGGATTAGGTCCTTCGGAGCGTTTGGGAGATGCGATAAGGTGGCGTAGTAAAGACCCGAGTATTAAATGTATTTGGACACAAAAAAGCCCTCGTCGGAAGTCGAGGGCTTTTGTTTAGAATGATGTCGAGTCGACAGTAATTACCAAACGAATGTTGGTGAGCTAATGGATTCGCTACCAGCTTCGAGAGTGATGTTTTCACCTTCGGCCCAAAGTTCGTCGTTGATGAGGAACTTGAAGGTAACGTTGCCCTTCTTCGTGCTCTTGAGTGCCCACTCGTATGGAGTGGTGTTTTCAAGTGCAGTGCCTTTTGTCCAGCTGAGGCCAGCGCCTTCGCCGCGAACGTAGAGTGCGTTGCCGAAACCAACATCGACACGTGCGATGATGCTGGTTGTCGCTGCTTTCTTTTGGGAAGCAGGTGCCTTTTTCGCAGGAGCAGCTTTTTTAGGAGCTGCCGCTTTTTTTGCGGGTGCCTTTTTCGCCGCTACTTTTTTTACAGGTGCCTTTTTCGCCGCTACTTTTTTCGCCGCTACTTTTTTTACAGGTGCCTTTTTCGCCGCTACTTTTTTAGCAGGTGCTTTTTTAGTTGTTGTTTTTTTAGCCATAAGACTGATCTTTTCGAATTTAACTGAGTTTAGGTAGTCGGAAGTTACAGCGTTATTAAAATACGCTATTAATTTCAACGCGACCTACATAGCAGAATGAAGGCCAAAAAGATACAGAAATATTCATTTAGTCCCAAAACCTGCAAAAAACAGTCAAAATTCGATGCCTATACGTATTGTTGACTTAGGAACCGTGGAGTAAGTAGATCGTTTCTTCGGCTAAGTTTTTAGCGTGATCGGCTATGCGTTCGATCGATTTCGAAATGAAGATCGTCTCGAAGCGTGTGGATGCTTCAGTGGTGTCACCTTCGCTGCCTGTTGCGAGTGCTTTGAAGTTTTTCTTGTTGAGGCGATCGACTTCTTTGTCCCGACTTATGACGTCTTGGGCTAAGTCGACATCTTCTTCGATGAATGCAGTGATTGCGTCTTGTAGCATTTTACAAGTTAGGTCGCTCATTTCTTCGATGCTGACTGCGTTCTCGACTTGGCCATCACGCACTAGAATGTTGCGAGCACGTTTAGCAATACTGTGTGCTTCGTCGCCAGCGCGTTCAAGGTCATGGCTAGCTTTAATCGCGACAAGGATGAAGCGCACGTCACTAGATACAGGTGAACGTAGTGTGATGTAGCGGACGGAAGCTTGGTCAATCGTGGCTTCCATCTTATCGATCTCATCATCTAGTGTGAGTGCGTGCTCTACTTTTTGTAGGTCATTGGTCAGGAAGCCGTCGATCGCAAGCTTTGCTGCGTTATTTGCTTTTTCTCCGATGAGGATGAGTTTGGATCGAAGGTCTTCGAGTTCGTGGTGGAAGTAGCGTTTCATGGTATATGTATCTGGTAAGTTTTGTAATTTATGCGTTCTGCTTGGGTTAACCAAAACGTCCTGAAATATAGGCTTCGGTCTGTGTGTCGCGGGGGTTCATGAAGATTTGGTCGGTTTGTCCGTATTCGATGAGTTTACCGAGATAGAAGAATGCGGTGCGGTCGGAGACACGTGCGGCTTGTTGCATGCTGTGTGTTACGATGACGATAGTGTAGTCTTTCTTGAGTTCGTGGATCAGTTCTTCGACTTTTGCGGTTGCGATGGGGTCGAGCGCTGAGCAGGGCTCATCCATGAGCAAAATCTTAGGCTGCACGGCGAGGGCTCGGGCTATGCAGAGGCGTTGCTGCTGGCCGCCTGACATGCCGAGCGCACTTTCACTTAGGCGGTCTTTGACTTCGTCCCATAGCGCAGCGCTGCGTAGGCAGCGTTCGACGACTTCATCTAAGGTGCTTTTCTTTTTCACGCCTTGGATGCGTAGGCCGTAGGCGATGTTATCGTAGATCGACTTCGGGAACGGGTTTGACTTTTGGAAGACCATGCCGACGTGTTTGCGCAGTTCGATAACGTCGACCTCTTTATCGTATATGTTAACGTCACTGATTTGAATTTCGCCAGTTTTGATTCGGGCGATGTCGATCAGATCGTTCATGCGATTGAAGCAGCGTAGGAAGGTCGATTTTCCGCAGCCGGAGGGGCCGATGAATGCGGTGACTTCCTTCTCGTTAATATCCATGTTGATATTGAAAAGTGCCTGTGAGTCTCCGTATGCGAAATCGAAATTACGGATCTTAATGATGGGCGTGCCTGTGCCTTCGCCTGCGATTGTGCTGTTAGATGCTGTGCTCATTATTGTTTATGCAAATTGGAAAATAGAAACTAAAGGGGAATGTGCAGGGACTACCACTTGTATTTTTTACGGACTTGGATACGTAGGATGATACTACTGAGTGCAAAGAAGCCAACGATCAGTAGAAATACGAATGCGGCGCCATACTGCATGTTGCGGGTATATTCGTTTTGTGGGATCTTAGAGCTGACGACATAGATGTGGTAGGGGAGAGCCATTACGCCTTGGAAGAAGAAGTCGGTTGGCTTTGCCAGGCCTTCCCATGGGAGTTGGTCGCGTAGTGCGAATGCGGCAGTAAACATGATGGGGGCGGTTTCGCCTGCGACACGGGCAACACCCATAATGGAGGAGGTTAAGATGCCGGGCAGCGCGTAGGGCAGCACGTTGGTGCGGACGCTTGTCCACTTCGATGCGCCGAGTGCGAGTGAGCCTTCACGGAAGCCTTTGGGGATGGCGCGCATGGATTCTTCGCTGGCAGCGATGATCACGGGGAGTGCCATAATAGCGAGAGTGAACCAGCCTGCGAGGAGCGAGACACCCCAGCCGAAGAAGAGCACGAACATGCCGAAGCCGAATAAGCCGAAGACAATGGATGGCACGCCGGAGAGGTTGAGCACCGAGAGGCGAATGAGCTGTAGCGTTTTTCCAGGGCGGCTGTATTCGCTCAGAAAGATGGCGCAGAGGATCCCGAGGATGAGTGCGATGGTGATAGAGCCGGCGACGAGTAGGCAGGTGCCGACGATCGCGGGGCCAATGCCGCCGCCGCTGTAGGCGTAATTACTGTATACATATTGATCACTTGATGGTTCTTCGGTGAGTGCGCGGTAGTCGTTGTCTCCATACATCAAACGATTGGCTTTGCGTTCTATATCGAGCGCAGTGATTTTCTCTTCCAATGCTTTGATTTGTGCTTCGAGTTCACTGGAGGCTCCTGTTTCGCCTGAACCAAGGTTGCGGCTTTCGGCTTGGAGCGAGAGGATTTTGGCTTTGGAGGTCTTTAGCTCTGCATCGATTTCTTTGGGTTCGAAGACGTGTAGGGTCTGTGGCTTTTCAGTTAGAAATGCGACGTTGATGAAGGGAGCCTTGGTGGTGAAGACCGCCTTGGAGCCGTTGATCGTAATGTCTAAGAACAGATAGCCTGCGCAGAGAATGACGAAATACGTGGCGAGGCGAAACGACCATGAGGTGATCGTTTCGATCGTCGACGTCATCGATGGGCGTTTAGAGAAAATGTGAGAATTCTTGGGTGTGCTCATGGCAAAGTGCAGTTGAGTAGTCGCAGTGATTAACTTTCGAGCTTACTATATTTTTTGACGATCCATTGGGCGCCATAGTTGATCAGTAGCGATGCAAAGAATAAGACGATGCCGACCATAAAGAGTGCACGGTAGTGGAGACTGCCGTGCACGACTTCGCCCATTTCTTGAGCGATGATGCCGGTCATGGTGTGGACGGGTTCGAAGAAGACGCCGGGGCCAGAGGTGAAGTCTGGGATCTTGATACGATTACCTGCGCAGAGTAGCACGACCATGGTTTCGCCGATCACACGACCGAAGCCCAGCATGATGGCGGAAATGATGCCGGAGAGTGCAGTGGGCACGATCACACGCATGGTGGTTTGCAAGCGGGTCGCTCCCATTGCAAAGGACGCTTCTTTGAAGTGACGTGGGACGTTGTTGATCGCGTCTTCTGCGAGTGTGAAGATCGTGGGGATTGCCATTAGGGCGAGCAGGCAACCTGCAGTGAATGCGTTGAGGCGCTCTTGCACTGGGAAGAAGGGCACCCATGAGAGGGCATCCACTTGAGAGAGTAGGCGGATGGCCTCGCCAAACACCACGACCCCGAAAAAGCCGATGACGACGGAGGGAATCGCTGAGATGAACTCAATGTAAGGCTTGATGAAGTTACGCTCTGTCGGGCCTGCAATTTGATTGACGTAGATGGCTGCTCCGACGCCGAAGGGCACTGCGAAGAAGAGTGCGATTGATGAAATGAGCAGGGAGCCTGTAATTAGGGGCAGGAGACCATACCAGTCTTGTTGGTCACTGGCCGTGACCCAGTTTTTCCCCGTGAGGAATGCGCCGAGTGCGCGCGAATTGGAGATGGGTTCGTGCGGGTTCCAGCTTGCTAGCTTGTTGAGGTGTGAGGGGACTTGGCTGATGTATAGTGCGTTTAGCTCTGTGAATGTTTCGATACGTTTATCAAGGGCTGCGCTGTTGAAGTCGATCGCGTCTGCACTTGCGAGCAGTTCTTGGATTTTAACATCTAGTTCGTTGAGTATCTCTGTGTATTTTTCTTGGTCGCCTGTGACTTCGGCAATTGCGCTTTCATAGTCAACGGGGGTGATGCTTTGGGCGAGCGTCCGGTATTCGGCACCTAGTAGCTCAAGGTAAAGTGTGCGGTCATCTTGTGAGAGAGGTGCTGTGTCGCTCAACCCTTCTGCGCGTTCTGTTCGTCCCGATTCGCGTAGTAGGTGGGAGAATTTAGCAATGTCTTCAGCTTTTAAGCTGTAGGCGGCATCCTTGATGTTTGAGATTCGGGTGCTGTAGTTCTTAAGGGTATCGTTTAGATTTTGGTTGGTTGTGTTCTGATCGCGGACTTCGATCGCGATGTCCATTTTTTGTTTTACGAAACTGCGTAGGTTGGACCCGGCTCGTATATAACCCATAAAGAGTGCCTTCGCTTCAGGGCTGAAAACTTTTTTCGAAATTTCTGATTGAGAGAGGCCGTCTGCTTTGAGGTCGTTGATCCACTCTGTTTTGATGTCGTTTAAGTAGCGGTTGAGTTCTGTATAGTCGTCGCGCGACTCTTTGAGTATGTCGACGTATTCGAGCCCGGATTGGCGATACTCTTGCAGGCTCTT of Lentimonas sp. CC4 contains these proteins:
- the phoU gene encoding phosphate signaling complex protein PhoU, with the protein product MKRYFHHELEDLRSKLILIGEKANNAAKLAIDGFLTNDLQKVEHALTLDDEIDKMEATIDQASVRYITLRSPVSSDVRFILVAIKASHDLERAGDEAHSIAKRARNILVRDGQVENAVSIEEMSDLTCKMLQDAITAFIEEDVDLAQDVISRDKEVDRLNKKNFKALATGSEGDTTEASTRFETIFISKSIERIADHAKNLAEETIYLLHGS
- the pstC gene encoding phosphate ABC transporter permease subunit PstC codes for the protein MASPTQNNKNSPPAFSKRRALFMGKDSDSIIKTFFGSNAMVAILVLALITIFLFKEGAGFVGLYHKSLQEYRQSGLEYVDILKESRDDYTELNRYLNDIKTEWINDLKADGLSQSEISKKVFSPEAKALFMGYIRAGSNLRSFVKQKMDIAIEVRDQNTTNQNLNDTLKNYSTRISNIKDAAYSLKAEDIAKFSHLLRESGRTERAEGLSDTAPLSQDDRTLYLELLGAEYRTLAQSITPVDYESAIAEVTGDQEKYTEILNELDVKIQELLASADAIDFNSAALDKRIETFTELNALYISQVPSHLNKLASWNPHEPISNSRALGAFLTGKNWVTASDQQDWYGLLPLITGSLLISSIALFFAVPFGVGAAIYVNQIAGPTERNFIKPYIEFISAIPSVVIGFFGVVVFGEAIRLLSQVDALSWVPFFPVQERLNAFTAGCLLALMAIPTIFTLAEDAINNVPRHFKEASFAMGATRLQTTMRVIVPTALSGIISAIMLGFGRVIGETMVVLLCAGNRIKIPDFTSGPGVFFEPVHTMTGIIAQEMGEVVHGSLHYRALFMVGIVLFFASLLINYGAQWIVKKYSKLES
- the pstB gene encoding phosphate ABC transporter ATP-binding protein PstB, whose product is MSTASNSTIAGEGTGTPIIKIRNFDFAYGDSQALFNINMDINEKEVTAFIGPSGCGKSTFLRCFNRMNDLIDIARIKTGEIQISDVNIYDKEVDVIELRKHVGMVFQKSNPFPKSIYDNIAYGLRIQGVKKKSTLDEVVERCLRSAALWDEVKDRLSESALGMSGGQQQRLCIARALAVQPKILLMDEPCSALDPIATAKVEELIHELKKDYTIVIVTHSMQQAARVSDRTAFFYLGKLIEYGQTDQIFMNPRDTQTEAYISGRFG
- a CDS encoding lysophospholipid acyltransferase family protein, with translation MDEAQTTETKAPTSNETKAPRELEGASRIAMGIFGFFLRMWTRSLRFHFGDDVRAFLDKPAQPAVVILWHNRILLAPELYRRYLPDRKMAGLISASSDGAWLAGFFEQLGIKPVRGSRHGRGMQAFRELLKVSRAGYDIGITPDGSRGPIYDMKAGAATLAVRGGAPILLLSYNYTRAWRLKSWDRFYIPVPFSRINVRVDDVGSGKELAGGDPKKAAVLLRERMMAITEDDEYFNAQQD
- the pstA gene encoding phosphate ABC transporter permease PstA, with product MSTPKNSHIFSKRPSMTSTIETITSWSFRLATYFVILCAGYLFLDITINGSKAVFTTKAPFINVAFLTEKPQTLHVFEPKEIDAELKTSKAKILSLQAESRNLGSGETGASSELEAQIKALEEKITALDIERKANRLMYGDNDYRALTEEPSSDQYVYSNYAYSGGGIGPAIVGTCLLVAGSITIALILGILCAIFLSEYSRPGKTLQLIRLSVLNLSGVPSIVFGLFGFGMFVLFFGWGVSLLAGWFTLAIMALPVIIAASEESMRAIPKGFREGSLALGASKWTSVRTNVLPYALPGILTSSIMGVARVAGETAPIMFTAAFALRDQLPWEGLAKPTDFFFQGVMALPYHIYVVSSKIPQNEYTRNMQYGAAFVFLLIVGFFALSSIILRIQVRKKYKW